From the genome of Leptolyngbya iicbica LK, one region includes:
- a CDS encoding ABC transporter ATP-binding protein: MTVPVLDVRHLSVQFKTESGLIQAVRDISFQVPRGQTLGIVGESGSGKSVTALSVMDLIPHPPGEITGGEIFFQADTDTPAVDLRSLAPETMQKLRGDQVSMIFQEPMSSLNPVYTCGFQLTEAILQHQELSQEQAVKQAIALLQEVKLLDQDDELATTLTAENPGWQPSQVSDAVQQRQQELLNRYPHELSGGQLQRVMIAMAIACDPTLLIADEPTTALDVTVQARILDLLRELRDRRGMGMIFITHDLGIIAEIADQVAVMYQGEIVEYGSIWEIFSNPQHPYTKGLLACRPTPHQRLQQLPTVSDFMEVVPDAEGALQIREKPQDTATIQAYQTVVTAEESAARLAAITQQGPLLKVENLQVGYPVRGVLGNTRRYVMAVNNVSFEVFQGETFGLVGESGCGKTTLARSLLRLAPAMGGHVWFNGQDALRAKGANLKKLRREMQYIFQDPFSALDPRMSVGAAIAEPLKIHKVARSRRNRQERVAYLLERVGLEPDCINRFPHEFSGGQRQRICIARALALNPQFIICDESVSALDVSVQAQVLNLLKELQAEFKLTYIFISHDLAVVKFMSDRIMVMNQGKLEELGPADRIYFEPQQEYTQRLIQAIPVGNLERIQELQSARQNKLAS; the protein is encoded by the coding sequence ATGACTGTTCCTGTATTGGATGTTCGCCACCTGTCTGTGCAATTCAAAACCGAGAGTGGTCTGATTCAGGCCGTGCGGGATATTTCATTTCAAGTGCCTCGGGGTCAGACACTGGGGATTGTGGGCGAGTCTGGCTCGGGCAAGTCAGTGACAGCACTCTCCGTAATGGATTTGATTCCGCATCCGCCGGGGGAAATCACCGGGGGGGAAATCTTTTTTCAAGCCGACACCGACACGCCCGCGGTGGATTTGCGATCGCTTGCACCGGAAACCATGCAAAAGCTACGGGGCGATCAGGTTTCCATGATCTTTCAGGAACCGATGAGTTCGTTGAATCCGGTTTACACCTGCGGGTTTCAGCTGACGGAAGCGATTTTGCAACATCAGGAGTTGTCGCAAGAGCAAGCGGTTAAGCAGGCGATCGCCCTGCTCCAAGAAGTCAAACTCTTAGACCAGGACGATGAGTTAGCGACCACCCTAACGGCAGAAAATCCCGGCTGGCAGCCCTCCCAAGTGTCAGACGCGGTGCAGCAGCGCCAGCAAGAACTGCTCAACCGCTATCCTCACGAATTGTCAGGTGGGCAATTGCAGCGGGTAATGATTGCGATGGCGATCGCCTGCGACCCCACCTTGCTGATTGCCGACGAACCCACCACCGCCCTGGATGTGACCGTACAGGCCCGTATTTTGGATTTGCTGCGAGAATTGCGCGATCGCCGGGGCATGGGCATGATTTTTATTACCCATGACTTAGGCATCATCGCCGAAATCGCCGACCAGGTAGCGGTCATGTATCAGGGCGAGATCGTTGAGTACGGCTCTATCTGGGAGATTTTCTCTAATCCCCAACACCCTTACACCAAGGGGTTACTGGCCTGCCGCCCCACGCCGCACCAACGGCTACAGCAACTGCCGACCGTCTCAGACTTTATGGAAGTGGTGCCGGATGCTGAAGGTGCGCTGCAAATTCGCGAAAAACCTCAAGATACGGCGACTATTCAGGCTTATCAAACCGTAGTGACAGCAGAGGAATCGGCCGCTCGGTTGGCGGCCATCACTCAACAAGGCCCACTGCTAAAGGTCGAGAATCTGCAAGTGGGATACCCTGTGCGCGGCGTGCTTGGCAATACCCGGCGCTACGTGATGGCGGTCAACAACGTCTCATTTGAGGTCTTTCAGGGCGAAACTTTTGGCCTAGTGGGGGAATCGGGCTGCGGCAAAACGACCCTGGCGCGATCGCTGTTGCGGCTAGCTCCCGCCATGGGGGGGCATGTGTGGTTTAACGGCCAAGATGCGCTGAGAGCAAAAGGGGCGAACTTAAAAAAGCTCCGGCGCGAGATGCAGTATATCTTTCAGGATCCGTTTAGTGCGCTGGACCCTCGCATGAGCGTGGGAGCCGCGATCGCGGAACCGCTGAAAATTCACAAAGTCGCCCGCAGTCGTCGCAATCGCCAAGAGCGGGTGGCCTACCTTTTGGAGCGAGTAGGCCTGGAGCCTGACTGCATCAATCGCTTTCCCCATGAGTTTTCGGGGGGCCAACGCCAGCGCATCTGCATTGCGCGCGCCCTGGCGCTCAATCCTCAGTTCATCATCTGCGACGAGTCTGTATCGGCCCTGGACGTGTCTGTGCAAGCCCAGGTGTTGAATTTGTTGAAGGAACTGCAAGCAGAATTCAAATTAACTTACATCTTTATCTCCCACGACCTGGCGGTGGTGAAATTTATGAGCGATCGCATCATGGTCATGAACCAAGGCAAACTCGAAGAACTCGGCCCCGCTGACCGCATCTACTTTGAACCGCAGCAAGAATATACTCAGCGCTTGATTCAGGCCATCCCTGTCGGCAATTTAGAGCGCATTCAAGAACTCCAGTCCGCCCGCCAAAATAAGCTTGCCAGTTAA
- a CDS encoding vanadium-dependent haloperoxidase, which produces MESRRTQARNIRIEAAHVAFNRAPVVHESNGEELQYRFGPTENNAPPEDVVRSGQPSHLTSYTKGLPHREDDGLIAHPTDFQTFVRGIDSGDVRDFRDTPLGPLQRSGGQVIGRGAQPGQAIDWSSAFTKSCAVRDRKGGAVPVRAWESQGAGNTFDLEGPDAQAVTMPPAPVADSPELIAEMAEVYEMALLRDVPFAKFEHDGDVQAAIARLNQLEWFNGSEIVGLSAAAQARRRGAVTIANAFRGTTFGDCVGPYLSQFLCAGTPELGSGGQTAESATAGFVRYGAMVFQNKVRFATPYRDYMTTWEWWLDVQNGADLRGTETYEGDCASDRYRFIANPRDLATYVHYDALYQAYLNACLSMLALGIPFDPGIPFQGADVMDRQQGFAHFGGPHILSLVTEVATRALKAVRFQKFNVHRRLRPEAVGGRLHRMKNSPGNPTFAPFEPMCDRLTEIGLLEAVRGHNARQNTIHDGRQCDQERDTSYLLPMAFPEGSPMHPAYGAGHATVAGACVTILKAFFDHRYVLPGPYVYPAPCGTKLEIAAGTPALTVEGELNKLASNISIGRNWAGVHYCTDYSESVRLGEAIAIGILEEQKLTYGENFSMSLPRFDGTTIRI; this is translated from the coding sequence ATGGAATCACGTCGTACACAAGCTCGAAATATTCGTATCGAAGCGGCTCATGTCGCCTTTAATCGTGCTCCTGTCGTCCATGAATCGAATGGCGAGGAACTACAGTATCGATTTGGCCCTACAGAAAACAACGCGCCCCCCGAAGATGTGGTGCGCAGCGGTCAGCCTTCACATTTGACCAGCTACACCAAAGGGTTGCCTCACCGCGAAGACGATGGTCTAATCGCTCACCCCACAGATTTTCAAACGTTTGTGCGGGGCATTGACTCCGGCGATGTCCGCGACTTTCGCGATACGCCTCTCGGCCCCCTGCAGCGCAGCGGTGGACAAGTTATTGGGCGTGGGGCACAGCCCGGTCAAGCCATTGACTGGAGTTCCGCATTCACTAAGTCTTGTGCGGTACGCGATCGCAAAGGCGGTGCCGTACCTGTCCGAGCTTGGGAAAGTCAGGGCGCGGGCAACACCTTTGACCTGGAAGGGCCGGATGCCCAAGCGGTGACCATGCCCCCCGCGCCCGTCGCCGATAGCCCAGAACTCATTGCCGAAATGGCCGAAGTCTACGAAATGGCCTTGCTGCGAGACGTGCCCTTTGCCAAGTTTGAGCACGATGGTGATGTGCAAGCGGCGATCGCTCGCCTCAATCAACTGGAATGGTTTAACGGTAGCGAGATCGTTGGTCTGTCGGCGGCGGCTCAGGCCCGTCGTCGTGGCGCAGTCACCATCGCCAATGCCTTCCGAGGAACAACCTTTGGCGATTGCGTCGGCCCTTACCTATCCCAGTTTTTGTGCGCGGGCACGCCTGAGTTGGGCAGCGGTGGCCAAACTGCCGAGAGCGCCACGGCGGGCTTCGTACGTTACGGCGCCATGGTGTTCCAAAACAAGGTGCGCTTTGCCACCCCCTACCGGGACTACATGACCACGTGGGAATGGTGGCTTGATGTGCAAAACGGCGCTGACTTGCGCGGCACGGAAACCTATGAAGGCGACTGTGCTAGCGATCGCTATCGGTTTATTGCCAACCCCCGTGACTTGGCCACCTACGTCCACTATGACGCGCTGTACCAGGCATACCTGAATGCCTGCCTGTCGATGCTGGCCCTGGGGATTCCGTTTGATCCGGGCATTCCCTTCCAAGGGGCGGACGTGATGGATCGCCAGCAGGGCTTTGCCCACTTTGGTGGCCCGCACATTTTGTCCCTGGTGACTGAGGTGGCGACCCGTGCGCTGAAGGCCGTACGCTTCCAGAAATTCAACGTGCATCGGCGGTTGCGTCCCGAAGCAGTCGGTGGTCGGCTGCACCGGATGAAGAATTCTCCCGGCAATCCGACCTTTGCACCGTTTGAGCCGATGTGCGATCGCCTCACCGAGATTGGTTTACTCGAAGCCGTGCGCGGGCATAACGCTCGCCAAAACACCATCCACGATGGCCGCCAGTGCGACCAAGAGCGGGATACCAGCTACTTGCTGCCCATGGCGTTTCCCGAAGGCTCGCCGATGCACCCCGCCTATGGCGCGGGTCATGCCACCGTGGCAGGCGCTTGCGTCACCATTCTCAAAGCCTTCTTTGACCATCGCTATGTGTTGCCGGGGCCGTACGTGTATCCGGCACCCTGTGGCACCAAGCTCGAAATTGCGGCAGGCACTCCGGCTTTAACCGTTGAAGGCGAACTGAACAAGCTAGCCTCCAATATCTCCATTGGCCGCAACTGGGCCGGGGTTCACTATTGCACCGATTATTCGGAGTCAGTGCGCCTGGGCGAAGCCATCGCGATCGGCATTCTCGAAGAGCAAAAGCTGACCTACGGCGAAAATTTCTCGATGTCCCTGCCCCGCTTTGATGGCACCACCATCCGCATCTAG
- a CDS encoding WecB/TagA/CpsF family glycosyltransferase translates to MDNQKASPLRESFQKAVLTSQARQLLNYEKGALSKRIEILNVGIDNLAVDEFLNNLNRGVVFTPNVDHLMRLREDQEFVKAYDVADYRVCDSQILMYASKFLGTPIKAKISGSDLFPMFCEHHRHNPKIKIFLLGGAEGVPQRAQKHINQRIGREIVVEAHSPTFGFEKDEAECQRIIEMIRNSSANVLIVGVGAPKQEKWIAKYQHQLPNIDIFMGVGAAIDFEAGNKLRSPRWMSEVGLEWLYRLLSEPKRLWKRYLFQDLPFLWLLLKEKLKYTFQQPVNSSLKAR, encoded by the coding sequence ATGGATAACCAAAAAGCATCTCCACTCCGTGAATCTTTTCAGAAAGCTGTCCTGACTTCTCAAGCCAGACAACTGCTGAATTATGAAAAGGGGGCGTTATCAAAACGCATTGAGATCTTAAATGTCGGCATCGATAACCTAGCAGTCGATGAGTTTCTCAACAACTTAAACCGGGGCGTTGTTTTCACCCCTAATGTTGACCACCTGATGCGTCTGCGAGAAGACCAGGAATTCGTCAAGGCTTACGATGTTGCCGACTACCGAGTTTGCGACAGCCAGATTTTAATGTACGCCTCCAAGTTTTTGGGCACACCAATCAAGGCCAAAATCTCTGGTTCTGACTTATTCCCGATGTTTTGCGAGCATCATCGCCATAATCCCAAAATCAAAATTTTCTTGCTCGGCGGAGCTGAGGGCGTGCCCCAACGAGCCCAAAAGCATATCAATCAGCGCATTGGGCGCGAGATTGTAGTCGAGGCTCATTCACCGACCTTTGGATTTGAGAAAGATGAGGCTGAATGCCAACGAATTATCGAGATGATCCGCAACTCGTCCGCTAACGTTCTGATCGTTGGTGTCGGTGCGCCCAAGCAAGAAAAGTGGATTGCCAAATATCAACATCAACTGCCCAATATTGACATCTTTATGGGAGTTGGAGCGGCCATTGATTTTGAAGCTGGCAACAAGCTCCGCTCACCTCGATGGATGAGTGAAGTGGGCCTGGAATGGCTGTACCGCCTACTCTCAGAACCGAAGCGTTTATGGAAGCGTTATCTGTTCCAAGATTTGCCCTTCTTGTGGCTATTGCTCAAAGAAAAGCTGAAGTACACGTTTCAGCAGCCGGTTAACAGCTCTTTGAAAGCTCGATAA
- a CDS encoding dynamin family protein gives MTTRASAQQELADLLSQITQQDIRAGHISHRLIFITALVTLLAGVMYADKEVTEEEKQKIKSSIRHFILPSSNIGQLIKPIFSGIKRQRIYKNYGVIEQSSEKLSDPEKILILAFCSKMAAADGSIALEEKQYISKAAELFKFSEQYLDLILNDFRRQDENKETAIEILSLLDPHHFKDLDPAFMKAADSIRNQLSPVASSTALRSHSDTIKYEKLKQFQQSKAQLTKIANELLEIIQKCHEQEILRKDLEDEVRLVLEKAKSQKFRVAVVGEFSQGKSTLLNALLGEEVQPTRAIPCSGIVTVLKHGNRQKVICRYKDGEEDEVPVEKYQELAAISEEAALYNIAEELTKSTIKEIIFEHPGLELCRHQVEIVDSPGLNEHPERTTITHQLLQNTDAVIFLANASRPFTQGEMELLKSLRQQLQGSDSNQPVENLFVLVNFMDLLRRDKDREHVKQRANNFLQGESPIISGKNRLHFISAQAALDAMLENRDDEYLQSFSEFSTAIQIFLTEERGWLTMRQTIASLEKLVQEARAGLQQTMGLLEGQISFSASEQCQIVDQMGAASGREVKLRLLRDEIVDAALEAISEAWEQWLEGIEERISEKSTDWSSTEEEKEKILRDFANQFLHDLSADLDSWLEKTVKGEILLPELSKFEQEISKNLNLIYENLRSIDLISGSNLSEQFNLSLSHFGINIKFDSALDPSSIDDEDGIFGLFKVMGGGGILGGGISGGLAFLGVSFLPLLLAGLATGAVVGWLFGSDPGKIILQMKQEVYDKGFEKFSDSVEELGIKIGEGAIQAIDSRYEKAAKAIQCSIGILNEILLKHEKIHQETVSCHNSKKELIQLKVLELANIESSLQSLLLTAN, from the coding sequence ATGACTACAAGAGCATCTGCTCAACAAGAGCTTGCTGATCTCCTCTCCCAAATCACTCAGCAAGACATCCGAGCAGGCCACATAAGCCATCGACTTATTTTTATCACTGCGCTAGTCACTCTATTGGCGGGTGTCATGTATGCAGACAAAGAAGTTACCGAAGAAGAAAAACAGAAAATCAAATCTTCAATTCGGCATTTTATTTTGCCTAGCAGCAATATTGGACAACTCATCAAGCCGATTTTCTCAGGAATTAAGCGCCAGAGGATCTATAAGAATTACGGCGTCATTGAGCAATCCTCTGAAAAACTATCAGATCCTGAGAAAATCTTGATACTAGCCTTTTGTTCCAAGATGGCTGCTGCTGATGGTTCTATCGCACTTGAAGAAAAGCAGTATATCAGTAAAGCAGCAGAGTTATTCAAATTTTCTGAGCAATATTTAGATCTAATTTTAAATGATTTTAGACGGCAGGATGAGAATAAGGAAACTGCCATAGAAATCCTCTCACTTCTAGATCCGCATCATTTCAAAGATTTAGATCCGGCTTTCATGAAAGCCGCTGATTCAATCAGGAATCAGCTTTCTCCTGTCGCCTCGAGTACTGCTTTAAGAAGCCATTCGGACACGATCAAGTACGAAAAACTGAAACAATTTCAGCAGTCAAAAGCTCAACTCACCAAAATTGCTAACGAGCTGTTAGAAATCATTCAAAAATGTCATGAGCAAGAAATCCTAAGAAAAGACCTAGAGGATGAAGTGAGGCTAGTTTTAGAAAAAGCCAAATCTCAAAAGTTCAGGGTGGCAGTTGTTGGTGAATTCAGCCAAGGTAAGTCCACACTTTTGAATGCCTTGTTAGGGGAAGAAGTCCAACCAACAAGAGCTATTCCCTGTAGTGGAATAGTAACGGTCTTAAAGCATGGTAATCGGCAAAAGGTTATCTGTCGGTATAAAGATGGAGAAGAGGACGAAGTTCCTGTTGAAAAGTATCAAGAGCTAGCCGCCATCTCCGAAGAAGCTGCACTATATAATATTGCCGAAGAACTGACCAAATCCACGATCAAGGAGATTATTTTTGAGCATCCAGGATTAGAGTTATGCCGTCATCAAGTAGAAATTGTTGATTCTCCAGGTCTGAATGAGCATCCCGAAAGGACAACTATTACTCATCAACTACTACAGAATACTGATGCCGTAATTTTTCTGGCAAACGCCTCTCGTCCTTTTACACAGGGCGAAATGGAACTGTTGAAGTCGTTACGGCAGCAATTACAAGGAAGTGATTCTAATCAACCAGTAGAAAACCTTTTCGTGCTGGTTAACTTCATGGATCTACTGCGACGTGATAAAGATAGAGAACATGTCAAACAGCGAGCGAATAATTTCTTGCAAGGCGAAAGTCCTATCATCTCAGGGAAGAACAGACTGCATTTCATCTCTGCACAGGCTGCCTTAGACGCCATGCTAGAAAATCGAGATGATGAATATTTACAGAGTTTTAGTGAGTTTTCTACTGCTATTCAAATATTTTTAACAGAAGAGCGTGGCTGGTTAACCATGCGTCAAACGATAGCCAGTTTGGAGAAACTTGTTCAAGAAGCTCGCGCTGGTTTGCAGCAAACTATGGGCTTACTGGAGGGGCAGATTAGTTTCTCTGCATCCGAGCAATGTCAAATAGTAGACCAGATGGGAGCAGCTAGTGGACGAGAGGTTAAACTGCGGCTTTTACGTGATGAAATTGTGGATGCGGCTTTAGAAGCTATTAGTGAGGCTTGGGAACAGTGGCTTGAAGGAATAGAAGAACGAATTTCGGAAAAGAGTACTGACTGGTCATCGACAGAAGAAGAGAAGGAAAAAATTCTTCGAGACTTTGCCAACCAGTTCTTACATGATCTCTCAGCTGACTTAGATTCTTGGCTGGAGAAAACCGTGAAAGGCGAGATTTTGCTTCCAGAACTCAGTAAATTTGAGCAAGAAATTTCTAAGAACTTGAACTTGATCTATGAAAACTTAAGATCGATTGACTTGATTTCGGGCTCCAATTTAAGCGAACAGTTTAATCTCTCTTTATCCCATTTTGGGATTAATATCAAATTTGATTCCGCGCTTGATCCAAGCTCAATTGATGATGAAGATGGAATCTTTGGATTGTTTAAGGTGATGGGAGGTGGAGGAATTCTAGGCGGCGGTATTAGTGGAGGTCTTGCATTTTTAGGTGTCAGCTTTTTGCCATTATTGTTGGCTGGACTAGCAACTGGAGCAGTGGTGGGTTGGTTGTTTGGTTCTGATCCAGGCAAAATTATTTTGCAGATGAAACAAGAGGTCTATGATAAGGGCTTTGAAAAATTTAGTGATTCTGTAGAAGAGCTTGGAATTAAGATTGGAGAGGGAGCAATTCAGGCCATTGACTCTAGGTACGAAAAAGCGGCCAAGGCAATTCAATGCTCGATTGGTATTCTCAATGAGATTTTGCTCAAACATGAAAAAATCCATCAAGAAACTGTAAGCTGCCACAATTCCAAGAAGGAATTGATTCAACTAAAAGTGCTGGAACTAGCGAATATTGAGTCTAGTCTTCAGTCTTTATTGCTTACTGCTAATTGA
- a CDS encoding hemolysin family protein — protein sequence MFKLAIAVLVMLIGSAICSGTETALLSVPILKARQLAQSQKPQALALLSIRQKVNRPIATIVILNNLFNIVGSIVIGGMAASVFGDTLLGIFSGMLTFLVIVFAEILPKTLAEQHAQSIALTMAIPVKAVTWVMTPFVVMLERITAPFTRNRRLPTTNETEIKLLASIGYQEGIIEEDEAEMIRRVFRLNDIQAAHIMTPRVELTYLPGDVAIADLKDDILASPHSRILLIEEDVDHIQGVALKDDLLTALIENQGGQPAHILKRKVRFIAESERADKLLQEFQTNREHIAVVVDEFGGVSGVVTLEDILEELTGEIVDETDVNVDLQALARQRRKRLLQSQGFGDLPSSKQK from the coding sequence ATGTTCAAACTTGCGATCGCCGTGCTTGTCATGCTGATCGGCTCAGCCATCTGCTCCGGTACCGAAACGGCCCTGCTCTCCGTACCGATTTTGAAAGCGCGACAATTGGCCCAATCACAAAAGCCTCAGGCATTGGCTCTGTTATCGATTCGTCAAAAGGTGAATCGACCGATCGCCACCATTGTGATTCTCAATAACCTGTTCAATATTGTCGGCAGTATTGTCATCGGCGGCATGGCTGCGAGTGTGTTTGGCGATACATTACTGGGCATCTTCTCCGGCATGTTGACCTTTTTGGTCATCGTCTTCGCTGAAATTTTGCCCAAAACGTTAGCTGAGCAACATGCCCAAAGCATTGCCTTGACTATGGCGATTCCGGTGAAAGCAGTGACGTGGGTAATGACCCCTTTTGTCGTCATGCTAGAGCGCATTACCGCGCCCTTTACTCGCAATCGCCGCTTGCCCACCACGAATGAAACGGAAATCAAGCTGCTCGCTTCCATCGGCTATCAGGAAGGCATTATCGAAGAAGATGAAGCCGAAATGATTCGCCGGGTGTTTCGCCTCAATGATATTCAGGCCGCTCACATCATGACCCCGCGAGTCGAGTTAACTTATCTTCCGGGAGATGTGGCGATCGCTGACCTCAAAGACGACATCCTCGCCTCCCCCCACAGCCGGATTTTGCTCATTGAAGAAGACGTGGATCACATTCAAGGTGTGGCCCTCAAAGATGACCTTCTCACAGCGCTCATCGAAAATCAGGGCGGCCAGCCCGCCCATATCCTCAAACGCAAAGTTCGGTTCATTGCCGAAAGCGAACGGGCCGACAAACTCTTGCAAGAGTTTCAAACCAACCGAGAACACATTGCCGTGGTCGTGGATGAATTTGGTGGCGTTTCCGGCGTGGTCACACTCGAAGACATCCTTGAAGAACTGACCGGAGAGATCGTTGATGAAACCGATGTCAACGTCGATTTGCAAGCCTTAGCCCGACAGCGCCGCAAGCGATTGCTGCAATCTCAGGGCTTTGGTGATTTACCTTCCTCCAAGCAGAAGTAA
- a CDS encoding MerR family transcriptional regulator — protein MDTLQQLAQQQPEFALDRFVEVVNQLLPQFLPEAVGSRGQESVNPRLVRHYTTQRLLDKPLKQGREVRYTYRHLLQLLVLRRLLAEGYSVSSMHQLIGGQPNATLENLLQGGAQLTVETANPALAFLAQVRDRSAPPTAQRAAPAPAPAANSRAAAKSRPQSFGAASPAPPSTSNWTRLELLDGLELHVRDTFALPASAHERERLLQLIAQSLTQLNSSRRHPP, from the coding sequence ATGGATACGTTGCAACAATTAGCGCAGCAGCAGCCAGAGTTCGCCTTAGATCGCTTCGTTGAAGTGGTCAATCAGCTTCTGCCCCAGTTTTTGCCGGAAGCGGTGGGCAGTCGGGGTCAAGAATCGGTGAATCCCCGGCTGGTGCGGCACTACACCACCCAAAGGTTGCTCGACAAACCGCTCAAACAAGGGCGGGAAGTGCGGTATACCTATCGGCATCTACTGCAGTTGCTGGTGCTGCGTCGCCTGCTGGCGGAGGGGTATAGCGTGAGTTCGATGCATCAACTCATCGGCGGCCAGCCCAACGCTACCTTGGAGAATCTTCTGCAAGGGGGCGCACAGCTCACCGTCGAAACCGCCAACCCCGCCCTCGCCTTTTTGGCGCAGGTCCGCGATCGCTCAGCGCCACCAACGGCCCAACGTGCGGCCCCAGCTCCCGCCCCTGCGGCTAATTCCCGTGCCGCGGCGAAAAGTCGCCCTCAATCGTTTGGGGCCGCATCACCCGCACCCCCCTCAACCTCCAACTGGACCCGTCTCGAACTTTTAGACGGACTGGAGTTACACGTCCGTGACACCTTTGCCTTGCCCGCTTCTGCCCACGAACGCGAACGTCTACTGCAACTGATTGCCCAATCTCTCACTCAACTCAACTCATCCCGGAGACACCCACCATGA
- a CDS encoding ribbon-helix-helix domain-containing protein → MTTFTVSLPAALTAYLQARIDSGEFNTADDYIQALIQQDKARQEHLEPLLLEGLDSGEATPMTAANWDTIRAAVRHN, encoded by the coding sequence ATGACAACCTTCACCGTTTCTCTGCCCGCAGCCCTAACCGCCTACTTACAAGCCCGCATCGACTCTGGGGAATTCAACACTGCTGACGACTATATCCAGGCACTGATTCAACAAGACAAAGCTCGCCAAGAACATCTGGAACCGCTCCTGCTAGAAGGGCTTGACTCCGGTGAGGCAACACCCATGACTGCCGCTAATTGGGACACTATTCGCGCCGCCGTTCGCCACAATTAA
- a CDS encoding vWA domain-containing protein — protein MTRQASLPQPTLELIPLHGAVVAQQPMTLDVLIRITPPTLPATTERAALNLSLVIDHSGSMNGPKIQQAREAACFAVENLLPSDRLSVVLFDDRITTLVPSTLATDKQALLAQIRQIRARGSTALHDGWVEGGTQVSQYLHPHQLNRVILFSDGQANVGETRPDAIANDVHGLAQRGVSTSTLGIGQGYNEDLLAAMAASGDGNFFHIESADQLADIFETELSGLAATVGQRVSLGIEPQNGIKVLDVLNDFELTNTQRYKLPNLAVGSPINVVVRLQIPALSQATELFTIRLAWDDRHQAGRQTLRAGLELPTVSPEQFSDFPADATVQQQVALLMAARARAEAIAFSDQGDLRNAEEILSTARIRFGGLPASPALAAEQAALQDLENDYAAGRSASARKKAVSQRFSLNRSGQSNPRRAMTDD, from the coding sequence ATGACCCGACAAGCCTCTCTGCCCCAACCCACCTTGGAACTCATTCCCCTGCATGGAGCCGTCGTGGCCCAGCAGCCGATGACACTCGATGTCCTGATTCGCATCACCCCACCGACGTTACCCGCAACAACGGAGCGAGCCGCCCTCAATCTCAGTTTGGTGATCGATCACTCTGGCTCTATGAACGGCCCGAAAATTCAACAGGCTCGTGAAGCGGCTTGTTTTGCAGTGGAAAATCTGTTGCCGAGCGATCGCCTCAGTGTAGTGCTCTTCGACGATCGCATTACGACCCTGGTTCCCAGCACCCTGGCAACGGATAAACAGGCGTTACTGGCCCAGATTCGCCAAATTCGTGCTAGAGGTTCCACCGCTTTGCACGACGGCTGGGTGGAAGGCGGCACCCAAGTGAGTCAGTATCTGCACCCCCATCAGCTCAATCGCGTCATTTTGTTTTCGGATGGACAGGCCAATGTGGGCGAAACTCGCCCAGATGCGATCGCCAACGATGTTCACGGCCTCGCACAACGGGGCGTCAGCACCAGCACCTTAGGCATTGGTCAGGGCTACAACGAAGATCTGCTGGCGGCGATGGCCGCGAGTGGCGATGGCAACTTCTTCCATATCGAATCCGCTGACCAACTGGCAGACATTTTTGAAACCGAACTGTCGGGTTTGGCCGCCACGGTGGGGCAGCGGGTCAGTTTGGGCATTGAACCCCAAAACGGCATCAAGGTGCTGGATGTGCTCAACGACTTTGAATTGACCAACACCCAGCGATACAAGCTGCCGAACTTAGCAGTGGGCTCCCCGATTAACGTAGTGGTGCGGTTACAAATTCCGGCGTTGTCGCAAGCGACGGAACTGTTTACCATACGCTTGGCCTGGGACGATCGCCACCAAGCGGGACGACAGACCCTGCGGGCCGGACTCGAACTCCCCACGGTCAGCCCCGAACAGTTCAGCGACTTCCCCGCCGATGCCACGGTACAGCAGCAGGTGGCGTTGCTCATGGCGGCTCGTGCCCGTGCCGAAGCGATCGCGTTTTCTGACCAAGGCGATCTGCGCAATGCTGAGGAAATCTTGAGTACTGCCCGGATTAGGTTCGGCGGCTTACCCGCATCTCCCGCACTGGCCGCTGAGCAAGCCGCACTGCAAGATCTGGAAAACGACTACGCCGCTGGCCGTTCTGCCAGTGCTCGCAAAAAAGCCGTATCGCAGCGATTCAGCCTCAACCGTAGCGGCCAATCCAATCCCCGTCGTGCCATGACAGACGATTAA